Genomic segment of Notolabrus celidotus isolate fNotCel1 chromosome 1, fNotCel1.pri, whole genome shotgun sequence:
TCAGTTGAATGAAAATGTAGGAGTTTATGGACAATGTTCAACATGAAGTATTTCAAAATTAAACTTTGATGTTGACTTGTACTCATCGCGCTACATTATTTTACTTGtaagtttaaaataaagactTACTTGAAGATTTGAAGATAGCTCCAAAATTACAGTACAAAAATAGAATGAAACGTAAATATAAGGTTCAAAGCAGAAGTAAGCTAAGCAGACAGATAAAATGTCAGTTTTGTGAAGATTGGCTGTAATCATGAAAAGTGATGCAAACTGACATAAAGTGTGATTGTACATGGTTGTGATAAGAATGCTGTTGTGCACATTAAGTTATTCCGCACATCAAACTGAAAGCAAGAGCAATATTGAACATGTATTCAGCAACATTTCAATTAATCATGATGTTGCACCATCAAagtgttttattgatttgagtGATTTTGGTGCACACTTCCTCTCTCACCATTTCAGCAGTAGATActgaatcaaaataaaacaggaacaagTGCTAGTCTCACCTTGGATTCAACACTTTATACCTTTGTTATCTACTTCTTTAAACATTACTAGGTCAATTCCTTCAAacacaaggtgtgtgtgtgtttgttctttatCTGTTTGGTTGGCATCAAAGCTTCTGTGCTTAATATATAATGCACGTCACTTTACTTTTTTGTGCCAGTGTGTTTAAGTCAAACATGACTTGAGGCACTCTGAAGTTCTTATCCCTGCTCTTAGCCTTGGTAATTGGATTCACCTGATTTACCCTTTACCACACTCTTATTTGTCTTGACAGCATCATTGCTAGTTAACCCCCCTTACAGGATACAAAGGGACCACTGGGTGCTGACCCTCCATGGGCAGGATGCAAAGTCCCATGCAGTCCAGGCCAAGACTTAACTTGCTAAGTAGGGATGATGCTTGGGATCCTGCATTTTGACTGATTTATCAATTATATGCATTAATATCAAGGGTAAGACTAGAAGTTTTAgtcatataaaaacaaacataggtAAGACTTGGTAAACTAGTTTGTGtgagaaaaataattaatttaggaaaataaataatttagcTTATACTTTTGCCGGAAGATTATAATGTTCAGTTGTCTAAAATGAAGCCAACATGACACCacattttcatgcatgcatttatttatctatgttaATAATATATACAATGTTTACAATCCATGATGACCAACACagcaaatgacaaaaaaaattgtttgacATAGTTGCTCATTTTGGAAATCAGTACAAAACATGCTCCCTCTGATGTAAGAAACATTGGGGCTTGTAACAGATTTGTTGATGAAGGATGTTTCATACATTCAGTGTTTCCAAATAGCTGAAAGATATTGGGGGCAACTGTGACTCCCACTGCGAGGGAAGTCAAAGTGAGCATTCACATACATCTACAACGTTATTTGCATTGATTTTGAATTCAGGCAAACATGAAGCTTTCTCGTATCCTTTGGGAAAAAGATGACACGAGTTCCTTCCTGGAGCTGTTCATTACTACTCCAGTACTCCGCATTGAGGTTATTCCAgatcaaaaagtaaaaagaagtcGATAGTAGAAAGGGAAATGTCCATGTATAGGaaaatgtctctgtgtttaagaGGCAGTAGACACTTCTGTCTTGCTTGTGGAAACTGAGGTCTCATCCTCCACCATGCCACCCATTCCAATAGTGCTCAGCATGCAGTTACGGAACTGAAAGAGAGTGAAATGCATGTTGAAATGATGAGAATGGAAACTGCACACTTGTGGATATAAACACCAAAAGAGTAGGCAAGAGGATTTATCCAAACTGACCTGTTTGTTAAACAGCACATAGATAACAGGGTTGTACAATGCTGAACTCTTGGCAAAGAAGGCAGGGATAGCTGCTGTCAGAGCGGTGAAGGATGCACCCTTGTTGAGGAAGATCCATCCGCTGAAAGTAGCATATGGTGTCCAAGCTACCAGGAAGCCAAAGACCATCAGGACGCACATACGTGTGACTTCCCTCTCAGCCTTCTGGGTTGATTCTGACTCCTGCTGCTGAGCTGCAGCCTAAAATGTTTAATACCAAATACTCAGTGAGAATCCATGGCACAGGCAGGTTTGCATAACTCTCAAGAGTTAAATTCCTTGAGGCAAAGCAATGAGTTATACATTTGATGAGCTTTACTTACAGCTTTGACAGTTAGCACAAGGCTTCCATATGTGAAGGAAATTACAGCCACAGGGACGAAGAAGTGAACCACGAACATGTAGATGACATATGACTCATTGTTGAAGCCTGGAGCTAGAGTGTAGTAATCTGGTCCACAGGAGCACTGCATGCCCTCAGGGAGGTACCTGTttgaagagaaaaggagagcagTTATAGCAAATCATTAATGGTTCTCAGTGTTGTTATAACTGACTGTTTGGATTTACATTGACATCTCTTTCAATTAAATGACAAATACAAATGACAATCACCTGGACCAGCCAAACAATGGGGGTCCAGCGCATGAGAAGGCCATAATCCAAGTGAAAAGAACTCCAGCCCCTGCATGAGCCCCACTGAACTTAAAGCTTCCCATGGGTTTGCAGACAACGATGTATCTCTCAACAGCCAGCACTACCAGTGACCAGAGAGCAACTTCACCTGTAGATAGAAAAAGCATCTTAGACAGGAGCTCGAACAATTACGTTTTAAGTTGTTCAAGAAGTGAGCTGGATTTCTAACCAAtctttgtcattgtcaggttTCCTGAATTGCCTTCCCTGCAGTTATATCAGCTCTATGGTAAAAGTACTCAGGAAACTTCCAGGAAATGTTAGGAAGTAGacaaagttaagttaagttaagttaagcaTGAAGCAGGagagaataaagctgatttcGTACCTCCAAGTGTAGCCATGAATCCCTCAATGGCACAGAAAGTTGGTCCAAGAATGAAGTATCCATTGAAGGCAGATGTTATGGTGATGGTGAAACCGAAAGCGCACATGATGAGCCCAGCCACTGCCAGGTTCACCAGGATGTAGTTGAGAGGTTGCTGGAGCTTCTTGTTCTGGAAGGTTACTAGCAATGTCAGACCGTTGATGGGAGTTCCAGTGCAGATCAGAAAGAACATGTAGAAAGCCAGAACCTTGTACATTATTGGATCTACCATATAATACTGTGGATATTCAAAAGGATTTCTAACAATCCCAGTCCTGTTGGACATAGGGATGTAGAAGTTCTTTCCTTCTGTGCCATTGGGCTCGATTCCTCCGTCCCACACCATCTTCTCTACTTGGTTGTTCTGTTGAGCTTCTTCGTTCAAAGAACCCAAGAAACCGTGTTGGTGGACACGAGACCAAGAATTGTGCAGAGTGGTTTTTATACCCAACCACTAACCTTATGGTCAAGATGCCAAAATTGGATTACAGTAGTGTGAGGAGGCACAAAAGTTAACTGAGGTGAGCAATTAGTCTCACCGGATAGAGAAGCCTTGGTCTTTTGCTCCACTTACCAAGTCTGAAGGATTATAGATTAGGTAAAAGAATTACAGATTGAATAATCACAATCAAGTTCAAaacctatttttattttttcatctattttttttctttattctgaaCATGCAAACAATGGGTATAATAATGTAGTTTGACACATGCCCCCCAACTCCTAATGGATAACCTTCTTCTCAGAAAGCTTTTCATTAGATTTTTGAGAATCAAAGAGAGCCAAAGAGCATTTGTGAGATCAGTCACTGACTCTAGGAATGAAGGCTTGGCTTGTGATTGCTTTGATAATTCCTCTGAAAGGTGTTCAGTTGTACTTTAAGCTGAGGCTCTGTGCAGGCTGATTGAGTTCCTTCACACCAGCTTCATCAAAACATGCTAACCAAAGCCTTTACAGTTGACCAGGGTTGATATAGAAGAGTGTTAAATTGTGTAAAATATGGCCTCTTTTGACAATACCATGTGTGACAGCCCATTCAAAAATCGACGTCTTTCCTTTTACGACTTTGTGCTGGATCTCAGCTTGTAGCAATGAGTGTGGTTGAAACTCCGTTTCAGTCATAAACAGAGGTGTCCACAGACTCGTCCGTCATCGTGCACTGTTTTGCTTATTTTGAATACAGACCCATTTAAAGGGTAGAAGATAATAGATAATGGCTGTCTTAATGAAGTCCTTCAAATAGAGGGCAATCATGTGACTTGACAATTTCATGACAAGGGGCTTTAATACTCACATCAGCCATTTTCTCCCCCACAATCTCAATAATTTGATCAGGACGGTGAATGATTTTACTTTTTGCCTTTCACTTGGTGCCTTGATCCACTGTGTTGAAAGTTAGCATGTTATATCTATGGCTGAATCAACAATCTAACCTTAGAAAACACCAGTATCTGTCTCCACATGGGGGAAGTAAAGTTGTTATTATCCTGATTGGATTGACCTCAGTGTGTCACCTTTGTTCACCTTGTTGTGAAGTCACAAAAGCTTAATGTCACATAAGTTGGTACAGTAATGTGTGAAAAAGACTCATCCCATTTTCTAATCTCTGGTAATCCAAAGCAGCACTGTCACTAGCAAGTGAATATACAAGTACAGTAtgcaattatttattttgtgttttaaaacagcTTCCATTCAGTCACATTTAGTGACACTAAAGGTGAAAGACTTCAGATTTAATACATTCTCAGCGCAATGTGAAATATCCGTGTTTTTGAAATCACTACAAAGATACTGCTTATGATGTCCTGCTTAAACTCAGTTTAACATCCTGTGCTTGTTATAGAAGGAAGTTCATCTTCTTTGAGATAATATCACTTATGTAATCTACTATTTTTGAATGTTGGCTGTGCTTACCAACTTATATGAATTCTGACAAGAACATTCCGATCTTGCATAAAGGAAAATACTTGCTCTTTAATTTTTAAGGCAATCTTTATCGATACTTGTAGATGGTACCAGACTAAATAAGTTTATTAAATTACATCAATAAACCCAATAGTTATCAGTCAGATGAACTGACCTCACTGGAAACGAACATCATCAAtgacgacaacaacaacaagtaaGTAATTCCCTTCAATCTTAAGCTTTCGTATCTCAAGTGGCATCCTCTTTACCTGTCTTATAAACAAGCAAATTAAGCGGAGTTATCCGGGGTTAATGTCATTAACAAATTTCTACTTACCTCACCTAACCTGACAGCAAATATCACCGATGTGAGGCTTGTAACAGAACTGCAATTAACATAAGCTCCTTATTGCCAAACAACCTAATTGTATCTCTCTACGTATTGAACATGTCAGTATAGAGGAACAGAACTTGTACATCAGGAGTTTGATCAGTATGTTAGTAACTGCACGTAAATGATTGCAGGTCTCTGCATGTTTTCTACAGGACCTTCTATCTGTGACCTTCCGCTGTTCTTTAGTTGACTCAACTGTGGTTGGATGAGCTGCTTAGGATTCGTCAACACCTAAAATGCCTGTGGTTTCCAGGATTCACTACCACTCACGGAGGTAAAGTCAAAAGAATGGATCAAAGAAATATATTCTAAGTATCTGCTGCATTTTTTGTGTCTCAAAAGCAAATTGAGTGTAATTTATTCCATTTTGAGAGTAAATTATAAATCTGTTTGGTTATTGTTGGCTACCCCTATTTTTCTTGAAATTTAAGTTATCAAGTTGTTTGCTTTGTCAATGGCTTGATCAAAACTGACTTTTCTGTCTTGTATTCCAAGAGTCATTAGATAACTTTTATCGTGATTTGtagcaatataaataaaaactggaTGAGTGATTCAATGAGGTTGAAccactctcaactcaactcaactcaactttatttatatagcacctttcatacatagaaacatgtagcccaaagtgcttcacagagtaacagacagtgagaaaacaacaccaatggtagaattatagaaggcatgaaaaaagaggaaatacttaaaaaagaaaagaaaatcaacacagtaaaattaataaaataagtaagagtggaaataaaagttaaaaataaggtagagttaacgagatcaggtgaacacaataaataaataagataaataaatacatgttaaaacaatggtttagataataatgataaaaataataaaaatgatgataaaataataaaataataataaaaaccacGAATAGAACTCTATAAATACATCCTTGCAAGATGTTGCAAATGACTGATCTAGGTGTATCCAGAAGGGTCATTAGAGTCGTGCATCAGTAGATGTATAAGATGAATGTGCATCAGTTGTagatgtattatttttagaaGTGTAATATTTGTATAGGTTGTGGTTAGTTCAGAAAATTAGTTTGCATTAGTAAAGTATTGTATCCTAAATATCAACTAACagtaa
This window contains:
- the LOC117810401 gene encoding green-sensitive opsin-like, with translation MVWDGGIEPNGTEGKNFYIPMSNRTGIVRNPFEYPQYYMVDPIMYKVLAFYMFFLICTGTPINGLTLLVTFQNKKLQQPLNYILVNLAVAGLIMCAFGFTITITSAFNGYFILGPTFCAIEGFMATLGGEVALWSLVVLAVERYIVVCKPMGSFKFSGAHAGAGVLFTWIMAFSCAGPPLFGWSRYLPEGMQCSCGPDYYTLAPGFNNESYVIYMFVVHFFVPVAVISFTYGSLVLTVKAAAAQQQESESTQKAEREVTRMCVLMVFGFLVAWTPYATFSGWIFLNKGASFTALTAAIPAFFAKSSALYNPVIYVLFNKQFRNCMLSTIGMGGMVEDETSVSTSKTEVSTAS